The Tigriopus californicus strain San Diego chromosome 5, Tcal_SD_v2.1, whole genome shotgun sequence genome includes a region encoding these proteins:
- the LOC131880969 gene encoding silk gland factor 3-like isoform X2 yields the protein MTPMAAAYLSGVPVSTNNNGDPSSNSVTPEDSLTHSGVMNLVNAGYGSPRSAVDMHEMKYLPPQHQSLHNGHHALASHTHWGIPTPDAASHWAMHPGVHPLYSQDLKQDIKPHSPADFQNSVVSRSVSGATHPAAMAAVAAHHPSSWNPPPVSSPYLSMTPSSGGGGGPNSPSPLQHHPAYGMNGVLPGQMHHPFVERYRESHNSSPRSGTDEDGMQTPTSDDLESFAKQFKQRRIKLGFTQADVGLALGTLYGNVFSQTTICRFEALQLSFKNMCKLMPLLKKWLAEADSTTGTSASIDKIAAQGRKRKKRTSIEVSIKGALEQHFNKNPKPSAQEISMLADSLQLEKEVVRVWFCNRRQKEKRMTPPQIGGEGYSPLDGNGEHHLPPGHYDHPNPHHLSHDPRDHLSSMGQCSPASSIHAHQHSPPMMSPQHLPGHLVPHSMPNH from the exons ATGACCCCAATGGCTGCTGCTTACCTAAGTGGTGTCCCGGTATCCACGAACAACAACGGGGATCCTTCCTCAAACAGTGTCACTCCTGAAGACTCCTTGACTCACTCCGGGGTGATGAACCTAGTGAATGCGGGTTACGGGTCGCCTCGAAGTGCAGTCGATATGCATGAAATGAAGTACCTCCCTCCCCAGCACCAGTCCTTGCATAATGGCCATCATGCCTTGGCCTCTCACACGCACTGGGGGATCCCCACTCCGGATGCGGCCTCACATTGGGCCATGCACCCCGGCGTCCATCCCCTCTATTCTCAGGATCTCAAGCAAGACATTAAACCACACAGTCCGGCCGACTTCCAAAACTCGGTGGTCAGTCGCTCAGTGTCAGGGGCCACGCACCCCGCGGCCATGGCCGCTGTAGCCGcccatcatccatccagtTGGAACCCTCCACCTGTGTCATCGCCCTACCTCTCCATGACCCCGAGTTCTGGGGGCGGTGGTGGTCCAAATTCGCCATCCCCACTCCAGCACCATCCTGCCTACGGCATGAATGGAGTCCTCCCTGGTCAGATGCATCATCCGTTTGTGGAGCGATATCGGGAAAGTCATAACTCGAGTCCACGTTCCGGGACTGACGAAGATGGAATGCAAACACCGACCTCAG ACGACTTGGAGTCCTTTGCGAAGCAATTCAAGCAAAGGCGAATTAAACTGGGCTTCACTCAAGCGGATGTGGGATTGGCCCTTGGTACCCTCTACGGCAACGTGTTCTCACAGACTACGATCTGCCGATTCGAGGCCCTCCAACTCAGCTTCAAGAACATGTGCAAACTTATGCCCCTGCTGAAGAAGTGGTTGGCAGAGGCCGATTCCACCACGGGGACCTCGGCGTCCATAGACAAGATCGCTGCCCAAGGCCGGAAGCGGAAGAAACGCACCAGCATCGAAGTGTCCATCAAAGGTGCTCTCGAGCAGCATTTCAATAAGAACCCCAAACCCTCAGCTCAGGAGATCTCAATGCTAGCAGACAGCCTCCAGTTGGAAAAGGAGGTGGTGCGGGTCTGGTTTTGTAACCGGAGGCAGAAGGAGAAGCGGATGACCCCACCCCAGATTGGTGGTGAAGGTTATTCTCCGCTCGACGGAAATGGAGAGCACCATCTCCCTCCGGGTCACTATGACCATCCCAATCCTCACCACCTCTCTCATGACCCTAGGGATCACCTATCGTCAATGGGTCAGTGTTCACCCGCCAGTTCCATCCACGCCCACCAGCACAGTCCGCCAATGATGTCGCCTCAGCACCTCCCCGGTCATCTGGTACCCCATTCCATGCCTAACCACTGA
- the LOC131880465 gene encoding protein FAM151B-like: MTLAVPPCHVIDFWPQVRNDLTRVTWSHATNSRKKLTRAIQDPELMMIEADVVKGSLFGQSEVQPIMAHPPENRSDLSLAEFMRMVSPARKGIKLDFKDISIVEQSLQILSSVPKEELNFPIWFNADILRGPGSSKEPVTPDVFLRLCQSYFPFFTLSLGWTTGLDPKKPLKYNSKHIEDMLQAINTIIQSDRHSWFTFAVRAALALNSLPELEQLLEKSGPNTSLTLWTAEGDTLDSSKLNDFISRLGRNRIYVDLPLT, encoded by the exons ATGACATTGGCCGTTCCTCCTTGTCACGTAATTGATTTTTGGCCCCAGGTCCGAAATGACTTGACTCGAGTCACTTGGTCACATGCCACCAattcaagaaagaaattgaCCAGGGCGATTCAGG ATCCTGAATTGATGATGATTGAGGCTGATGTGGTGAAAGGTAGTTTGTTTGGCCAATCAGAAGTCCAACCCATCATGGCTCATCCACCTGAAAATCGATCGGACTTGTCGTTAGCCGAATTTATGAGGATGGTCTCACCG GCCCGAAAAGGGATCAAGTTGGATTTTAAAGACATTTCGATCGTTGAACAATCGCTGCAGATCCTCTCCAGTGTTCCAAAGGAGGAA TTGAACTTTCCAATATGGTTCAACGCGGATATCCTTCGAGGTCCTGGATCAAGCAAAGAGCCTGTAACACCTGACGTTTTCCTTCGCCTCTGCCAATCCTACTTTCCCTTCTTCACATTAAGCCTTGGCTGGACCACTGGATTGGATCCCAAGAAGCCTCTCAAATACAATTCCAAGCATATTGAGGACATGCTTCAGGCCATAAATACCATTATTCAATCCGATCGCCACTCTTGGTTCACTTTTGCGGTGCGCGCCGCTCTGGCTTTAAATTCTCTCCCTGAATTGGAACagcttttggaaaaaagtggtCCAAATACTTCGTTAACATTGTGGACCGCTGAAGGAGACACCCTTGACTCGTCCAAGTTAAACGACTTCATCAGTCGACTTGGACGAAACCGGATTTACGTCGACTTGCCTTTAACATGA
- the LOC131880969 gene encoding silk gland factor 3-like isoform X1, with protein sequence MTPMAAAYLSGVPVSTNNNGDPSSNSVTPEDSLTHSGVMNLVNAGYGSPRSAVDMHEMKYLPPQHQSLHNGHHALASHTHWGIPTPDAASHWAMHPGVHPLYSQDLKQDIKPHSPADFQNSVVSRSVSGATHPAAMAAVAAHHPSSWNPPPVSSPYLSMTPSSGGGGGPNSPSPLQHHPAYGMNGVLPGQMHHPFVERYRESHNSSPRSGTDEDGMQTPTSDSCFSDDLESFAKQFKQRRIKLGFTQADVGLALGTLYGNVFSQTTICRFEALQLSFKNMCKLMPLLKKWLAEADSTTGTSASIDKIAAQGRKRKKRTSIEVSIKGALEQHFNKNPKPSAQEISMLADSLQLEKEVVRVWFCNRRQKEKRMTPPQIGGEGYSPLDGNGEHHLPPGHYDHPNPHHLSHDPRDHLSSMGQCSPASSIHAHQHSPPMMSPQHLPGHLVPHSMPNH encoded by the exons ATGACCCCAATGGCTGCTGCTTACCTAAGTGGTGTCCCGGTATCCACGAACAACAACGGGGATCCTTCCTCAAACAGTGTCACTCCTGAAGACTCCTTGACTCACTCCGGGGTGATGAACCTAGTGAATGCGGGTTACGGGTCGCCTCGAAGTGCAGTCGATATGCATGAAATGAAGTACCTCCCTCCCCAGCACCAGTCCTTGCATAATGGCCATCATGCCTTGGCCTCTCACACGCACTGGGGGATCCCCACTCCGGATGCGGCCTCACATTGGGCCATGCACCCCGGCGTCCATCCCCTCTATTCTCAGGATCTCAAGCAAGACATTAAACCACACAGTCCGGCCGACTTCCAAAACTCGGTGGTCAGTCGCTCAGTGTCAGGGGCCACGCACCCCGCGGCCATGGCCGCTGTAGCCGcccatcatccatccagtTGGAACCCTCCACCTGTGTCATCGCCCTACCTCTCCATGACCCCGAGTTCTGGGGGCGGTGGTGGTCCAAATTCGCCATCCCCACTCCAGCACCATCCTGCCTACGGCATGAATGGAGTCCTCCCTGGTCAGATGCATCATCCGTTTGTGGAGCGATATCGGGAAAGTCATAACTCGAGTCCACGTTCCGGGACTGACGAAGATGGAATGCAAACACCGACCTCAG ACTCCTGCTTTTCAGACGACTTGGAGTCCTTTGCGAAGCAATTCAAGCAAAGGCGAATTAAACTGGGCTTCACTCAAGCGGATGTGGGATTGGCCCTTGGTACCCTCTACGGCAACGTGTTCTCACAGACTACGATCTGCCGATTCGAGGCCCTCCAACTCAGCTTCAAGAACATGTGCAAACTTATGCCCCTGCTGAAGAAGTGGTTGGCAGAGGCCGATTCCACCACGGGGACCTCGGCGTCCATAGACAAGATCGCTGCCCAAGGCCGGAAGCGGAAGAAACGCACCAGCATCGAAGTGTCCATCAAAGGTGCTCTCGAGCAGCATTTCAATAAGAACCCCAAACCCTCAGCTCAGGAGATCTCAATGCTAGCAGACAGCCTCCAGTTGGAAAAGGAGGTGGTGCGGGTCTGGTTTTGTAACCGGAGGCAGAAGGAGAAGCGGATGACCCCACCCCAGATTGGTGGTGAAGGTTATTCTCCGCTCGACGGAAATGGAGAGCACCATCTCCCTCCGGGTCACTATGACCATCCCAATCCTCACCACCTCTCTCATGACCCTAGGGATCACCTATCGTCAATGGGTCAGTGTTCACCCGCCAGTTCCATCCACGCCCACCAGCACAGTCCGCCAATGATGTCGCCTCAGCACCTCCCCGGTCATCTGGTACCCCATTCCATGCCTAACCACTGA